The Helianthus annuus cultivar XRQ/B chromosome 16, HanXRQr2.0-SUNRISE, whole genome shotgun sequence genome includes a window with the following:
- the LOC110918058 gene encoding uncharacterized protein LOC110918058, with amino-acid sequence MASLPSFASSPLNAYHARSVSFPTGSHHNILHVEEELKNLKTWETTMSSVPDAETFCIGMTYLERMYTCVDNLLSSQLTQQALSHYQHKKLVDELLIRSMRLLDICGSIKDVVSQVKGHVRDIKSAQRRKKEDLSIDASFLRKLEKNAKKAVTELKQINQIYCSKLLNVDSHISSVITIVREVSEVSIFMFRLLLVFMSVFISKLKSSSKWPIVSKLIPKGTSANKYHHQICVEALDLHVEAIENGLSSVFRRLISTRASLLNIQSN; translated from the coding sequence ATGGCATCATTGCCATCGTTTGCTTCGTCTCCTTTGAATGCATACCATGCAAGGTCAGTTAGCTTTCCAACCGGATcacatcacaatatacttcatgTTGAAGAGGAACTAAAAAACCTCAAAACATGGGAAACAACTATGTCATCTGTTCCTGATGCAGAAACATTTTGCATAGGTATGACATACCTAGAAAGAATGTACACATGTGTTGACAATCTTCTAAGTTCCCAACTGACACAACAAGCCCTTTCTCACTACCAACATAAGAAACTGGTCGACGAGTTGCTGATTCGATCAATGCGACTTTTGGACATATGTGGTTCCATTAAGGATGTTGTGTCGCAAGTTAAAGGACATGTGCGTGATATTAAATCGGCCCAGaggaggaagaaggaagatttaaGCATCGACGCTTCGTTCTTAAGGAAGCTGGAAAAAAATGCCAAGAAAGCGGTTACTGAGTTAAAACAAATCAATCAGATTTACTGCTCAAAATTGTTGAATGTTGATAGCCACATCTCTTCAGTGATCACAATAGTAAGAGAAGTAAGTGAAGTCAGCATTTTCATGTTCAGATTGCTCTTGGTTTTCATGTCTGTGTTCATTTCTAAGCTGAAATCATCAAGTAAGTGGCCCATTGTCTCCAAATTGATTCCAAAAGGAACATCAGCAAACAAGTATCACCATCAAATCTGTGTGGAGGCTTTAGATTTGCATGTTGAAGCCATTGAGAATGGGCTGTCTTCAGTGTTTAGGAGGCTGATCAGCACAAGGGCATCCCTCCTAAATATTCAATCAAACTAA